In the Scomber japonicus isolate fScoJap1 chromosome 18, fScoJap1.pri, whole genome shotgun sequence genome, one interval contains:
- the LOC128379340 gene encoding E3 SUMO-protein ligase ZBED1-like yields the protein MYIAKDMVPIYTVEKPGFINMIKVLDPRYVLPSRKFFSDVALPNLYNSTRQRIAKELQEEVSFYSATTDLWSSRTMQPYMSLTVHFINNDWTLRSVCLQTAYFPEDHTGEIVAQGLRDALNSWNLAEDRLICMTTDSGSNMIKALKDNAWPNLQCFGHRLHNAIENGVKEDPWINRAIGVCKKAVSAFSYSWKRRRDMSEVQAELGLPTHQLITESPTRWGSRQRMIERFLEQEKALVRVLGSDKRSRHLVPTWQDLDVLESINKAVKPLQEFTDALSGESYVSVSYIKPVLHLFKTSLLEPGEEDTELTKTIKGNIMRYLDDKYSDPVKDELLDMASLVDPRFRTTYIDPDKVEEVKKRVVAELMALPAPANNSTPQQPGTAVQVRQEDAQPPPKKKMTLAAFFKQNAVSSPNQSEAEKIETELKSYLLTPEVDPDTNPLEWWKRHQPNFPRLSVLAKRYLSIPATSAPSERVFSVGGGIVTCHRACLKPEVVDRLVFLAKNV from the exons ATGTATATAGCAAAGGATATGGTGCCAATATATACGGTGGAAAAGCCGGGGTTCATTAACATGATCAAAGTTTTGGACCCCAGGTATGTACTACCTAGCCGAAAGTTCTTCTCCGACGTTGCCTTGCCCAATTTATACAATAGCACAAGACAACGGATCGCAAAAGAGTTACAAGAAGAAGTGTCCTTTTACTCCGCCACCACCGATTTGTGGTCAAGTCGGACGATGCAACCCTATATGAGTCTCACAGTGCACTTTATCAACAACGACTGGACTCTGCGGAGCGTCTGCCTTCAAACAGCATACTTCCCAGAGGATCACACGGGTGAAATTGTAGCCCAGGGGCTAAGAGATGCCCTCAACTCATGGAACCTTGCCGAAGACCGACTCATTTGTATGACTACTGACAGCGGCAGCAACATGATTAAAGCTCTGAAGGACAATGCGTGGCCTAACCTGCAGTGCTTTGGACACAGATTGCACAATGCTATCG AGAATGGTGTGAAGGAGGACCCATGGATCAATCGTGCTATTGGGGTATGTAAAAAGGCTGTGTCTGCCTTTTCTTACAgctggaaaagaagaagagacatgAGCGAAGTACAGGCAGAGCTTGGTCTACCCACTCATCAGCTGATAACCGAGTCCCCGACCAGATGGGGTTCACGCCAAAGAATGATAGAGAGATTTCTCGAACAGGAGAAGGCTCTAGTCCGTGTCCTTGGTTCGGACAAGAGAAGTCGCCATCTTGTGCCCACTTGGCAAGATTTGGATGTGTTGGAGTCGATAAATAAAGCTGTGAAACCACTCCAAGAATTCACTGATGCACTCTCTGGGGAGTCCTATGTCAGTGTTTCATACATTAAACCAGTGCTCCATCTTTTCAAAACCAGTCTCCTAGAGCCAGGGGAGGAAGACACAGAGCTcaccaaaacaataaaagggAACATAATGCGGTACCTTGACGACAAATACAGTGACCCTGTAAAAGATGAGCTCTTGGACATGGCCTCACTGGTTGACCCAAGATTCCGCACAACCTACATTGACCCAGACAAGGTGGAAGAAGTCAAAAAAAGAGTTGTTGCTGAGCTGATGGCTCTACCTGCTCCTGCCAACAACAGTACACCACAGCAGCCTGGCACAGCTGTGCAGGTGCGCCAAGAAGATGCACAGCCTCCACCCAAGAAAAAGATGACTTTAGCGGCCTTCTTCAAACAGAATGCAGTGTCATCTCCCAACCAGTCAGAGGCAGAAAAGATAGAGACTGAGCTGAAATCTTACCTATTGACCCCTGAAGTGGACCCAGACACCAATCCTCTTGAGTGGTGGAAGCGCCACCAACCAAATTTTCCTAGACTAAGTGTCCTGGCAAAAAGATACCTCTCAATCCCAGCAACAAGTGCACCCTCAGAGAGGGTTTTCAGTGTGGGGGGGGGCATTGTTACATGCCACCGGGCATGTCTAAAGCCAGAGGTGGTAGATAGGCTTGTCTTCCTGGCTAAGAATGTTTAG